A single Desulfovibrio piger DNA region contains:
- the wbaP gene encoding undecaprenyl-phosphate galactose phosphotransferase WbaP, with protein sequence MLQSLGVPPRVILLVCCDFFTLCACTFLVLCLRALWGGLDVTSYGWMLSMLLLAPVMGLALGLYGVISLPAYVESRKLCVLSTLTFGLILALLFAGKASVAYSRIVLVGAWLLSIFLLPVARRFCRHYFGRFRWWGTPLVILDRSNTGRELWHYLKRHPWLGLSPVDIFTLSPDIEEAGRQLRDAERRHSGAIALMLQPSDADAARYVHEATRYFIKILVVPAQSSGVRQHWFHACDLGTMTGFMLMQNLRRRWRQRLKRALDLVLCLPVVLICAVPGLLLGLLIRLDSAGPVLYRQRRLGKDGKSFDVFKFRTMRQDADEVLARYLEENPGLREEWEKDRKLKHDPRITRVGHFLRKSSLDELPQLLNVVRGEMSLVGPRPIVEDEIVKYGEVYADYCRVRPGITGLWQVSGRNNTTYEERVSLDRYYVTNWCIWMDLWILARTFPVVLTGYGAY encoded by the coding sequence ATGCTGCAGAGCCTGGGGGTGCCGCCCCGGGTCATCCTGCTGGTGTGCTGCGATTTTTTCACGCTTTGCGCGTGCACGTTCCTTGTCCTGTGCCTGCGTGCCCTGTGGGGCGGCCTGGATGTCACCAGTTACGGCTGGATGCTCTCCATGCTCCTGCTGGCCCCGGTCATGGGGCTGGCGCTGGGCCTTTACGGGGTCATCTCGCTGCCCGCCTATGTGGAGAGCCGCAAGCTCTGCGTGTTGAGCACCCTGACCTTCGGCCTCATCCTGGCCCTGCTGTTCGCGGGCAAGGCCAGCGTGGCCTATTCCCGCATCGTGCTCGTGGGGGCCTGGCTGCTGAGCATCTTCCTGCTGCCGGTGGCGCGGCGCTTCTGCCGTCATTATTTCGGCAGGTTCCGCTGGTGGGGCACGCCGCTGGTGATCCTGGACCGCAGCAATACGGGCCGGGAACTGTGGCATTATCTCAAGCGCCATCCCTGGCTGGGGCTCTCGCCGGTGGACATCTTCACCCTGTCGCCCGACATCGAAGAGGCCGGGCGACAGCTGCGGGACGCGGAACGGCGCCATTCCGGGGCCATCGCCCTGATGCTGCAGCCATCCGATGCCGACGCGGCCCGCTATGTGCATGAGGCCACACGTTATTTCATCAAGATCCTGGTGGTGCCCGCCCAGAGCAGCGGCGTGCGGCAGCACTGGTTCCACGCCTGCGACCTGGGCACCATGACGGGCTTCATGCTCATGCAGAACCTGCGCCGCCGCTGGCGGCAGCGCCTCAAGCGGGCCCTGGACCTGGTGCTGTGCCTGCCCGTGGTCCTGATCTGCGCCGTGCCCGGCCTGCTGCTGGGCCTGCTGATCCGTCTGGACAGCGCCGGGCCCGTGCTTTACCGGCAACGCCGCCTGGGCAAGGACGGCAAGTCCTTCGACGTGTTCAAGTTCCGCACCATGCGCCAGGATGCGGACGAGGTGCTGGCCCGGTATCTGGAGGAGAATCCCGGCCTGCGCGAAGAGTGGGAAAAAGACCGCAAGCTGAAACATGACCCGCGCATCACGCGGGTGGGCCATTTCCTGCGCAAGAGCAGCCTGGACGAGCTGCCCCAGCTGCTCAACGTGGTCCGGGGCGAGATGAGCCTGGTGGGGCCGCGCCCCATCGTGGAGGACGAGATCGTCAAATACGGCGAGGTCTACGCGGACTACTGCCGGGTGCGCCCGGGCATCACGGGGCTGTGGCAGGTCTCGGGCCGGAACAATACGACCTATGAGGAGCGGGTCAGCCTGGACCGCTATTATGTGACCAACTGGTGCATCTGGATGGATCTGTGGATCCTGGCCCGGACCTTCCCGGTGGTGCTCACCGGTTACGGCGCATACTGA